The following proteins are encoded in a genomic region of Betaproteobacteria bacterium:
- a CDS encoding thiosulfate oxidation carrier protein SoxY — translation MAEAMRGITGSRAVQEGRVKLELPRIADDGNVVSMTVKVDSPMSSEDHVRAIHVFSEQNPMPVIAQFHLGPHYPRPEVATRIRLAKSQRVMAIAEMSDGSLWSATVQVEVTITACGD, via the coding sequence ATGGCCGAAGCGATGCGAGGGATCACGGGCTCGCGCGCGGTGCAGGAGGGCCGGGTCAAGCTGGAACTGCCCCGCATCGCGGACGACGGCAACGTGGTGTCCATGACGGTGAAGGTGGACAGTCCCATGAGCAGCGAGGATCACGTCCGGGCCATCCACGTGTTCTCCGAACAGAATCCCATGCCCGTCATCGCGCAGTTCCATCTCGGTCCGCACTACCCTCGGCCCGAGGTCGCCACACGCATCCGGCTCGCCAAGTCGCAGCGCGTGATGGCCATCGCCGAGATGAGCGACGGTTCGCTGTGGTCCGCCACCGTGCAGGTGGAGGTGACGATCACGGCCTGCGGAGACTGA
- the soxZ gene encoding thiosulfate oxidation carrier complex protein SoxZ yields the protein MADASIRVPPKVAPGEVFPVRAVVRHPMESGFRHDNVGKRIPRHVIEEFVCEYGGREVFRVQMGSGITTNPYFLFYVRAVDSGDMNFTWTDDRGAVIRATARIEVAG from the coding sequence ATGGCCGACGCCAGCATCCGCGTTCCTCCGAAGGTGGCGCCGGGCGAGGTGTTCCCGGTGCGTGCGGTGGTGCGCCACCCGATGGAAAGCGGCTTCCGCCACGACAACGTCGGCAAGCGGATTCCCCGGCACGTGATCGAGGAGTTCGTCTGCGAGTACGGCGGGCGGGAGGTGTTCCGCGTGCAGATGGGCTCGGGCATCACCACCAACCCGTACTTCCTCTTCTACGTGCGTGCCGTGGACTCCGGCGACATGAACTTCACCTGGACGGACGACCGCGGCGCGGTGATCCGGGCCACGGCGAGGATCGAGGTGGCGGGGTAG
- a CDS encoding (2Fe-2S)-binding protein — translation MIQFNVNGKPVEVDTEPDMPLLWVLRDELGLTGTKYGCGVALCGACTVHLDGTALRSCAMPVSAVAGKSVVTIEGLSADGRHPVQTAWVERQVPQCGYCQSGMIMAAAALLRDKPNPSDADIDTAMTNICRCGTYVRVRDAIHAAAKAR, via the coding sequence ATGATCCAGTTCAACGTGAACGGAAAGCCGGTCGAGGTCGACACCGAACCCGACATGCCCCTGCTGTGGGTGCTCAGGGACGAGCTGGGCCTCACCGGAACCAAGTACGGTTGCGGCGTGGCGCTGTGCGGCGCCTGTACGGTGCATCTGGACGGCACGGCCCTGCGTTCGTGCGCGATGCCGGTCTCGGCCGTGGCAGGCAAGTCGGTCGTCACCATCGAGGGCCTGTCGGCGGACGGCCGGCATCCGGTGCAGACCGCGTGGGTGGAGCGGCAGGTTCCCCAATGCGGCTATTGCCAGAGCGGCATGATCATGGCCGCGGCTGCGCTGCTGCGCGACAAGCCCAATCCCTCGGATGCGGACATCGACACCGCCATGACCAACATCTGCCGCTGCGGCACCTACGTCCGCGTGCGCGATGCCATCCACGCCGCCGCCAAGGCCCGCTGA
- a CDS encoding TRAP transporter small permease, translating into MYSRLFDICGIASGLVIGAMVLLVCADVAGRNLGFANLPWIVEVTEMALPLATLLAAPWLLHRNEHVRLDLLQNVLPARHLRRLDRMASLLELAVCAAVVWYSLAVIADTRSIGALVMKSFVFPEWWLFVPLPLSFGLMAVEFARRVFKGPPPAPGDHEPAGGA; encoded by the coding sequence GTGTACTCCCGTCTGTTCGACATTTGCGGCATCGCGTCCGGTCTGGTGATCGGTGCGATGGTCCTGCTCGTGTGCGCCGACGTCGCCGGACGCAATCTCGGGTTCGCGAACCTGCCCTGGATCGTGGAAGTGACCGAGATGGCCCTGCCGCTGGCCACCTTGCTGGCCGCGCCCTGGCTGTTGCACCGGAACGAACACGTGCGGCTGGATCTGCTCCAGAACGTGCTGCCCGCCCGTCACCTGCGCCGTCTCGACCGCATGGCGTCCCTGCTGGAGCTCGCCGTTTGCGCGGCCGTCGTCTGGTATTCCCTGGCGGTCATCGCCGACACGCGGTCCATCGGCGCGCTGGTGATGAAGAGCTTCGTGTTCCCCGAGTGGTGGCTGTTCGTGCCGCTGCCGCTGTCGTTCGGATTGATGGCGGTGGAATTCGCGCGGCGCGTCTTCAAGGGGCCGCCGCCCGCCCCTGGCGACCACGAACCTGCCGGGGGCGCCTGA
- a CDS encoding TRAP transporter large permease subunit, translating into MSWGETLLLLFGAVSVLLLLGMPAGFAFLAVNMIGAIVYLGGEPGLMQVVRNGLAAITNFSLTPIPFFVLMGEVLFHTGVAMKAIDAFDNVIWRVPGRLSVIAVVAGTVFSAISGSTIATTALLGGLLLPEMLRRGYDRKMAMGPIMAIGGVDMLIPPSALTVLLGSLAGISISGLLIAGVLPGLLLASAFVVFIVARAKLHPELAPAFEHAPVAGWARWRPLAVYVTPLVLIFAAVITAMSAGWATPTESAAIGAAATIAVALAYRSLTLANLMQALKGTAAISGVILFIIVGATTFSQVLSFSGATNGLVSMVQDAALPPWAVLAVMMGILLFLGCFIDQVSMMLVTLPFYMPLVQHYGFDPLWFGVMFLICMQLGLLTPPFGMLLFTMRGVAPPSIAMGDIFRAVMPYVLMGLAMLGLVASVPPLATWLPALLTSR; encoded by the coding sequence ATGAGCTGGGGTGAGACGCTCCTGCTGCTGTTCGGTGCCGTCAGCGTGCTGCTGCTGCTGGGCATGCCGGCCGGCTTCGCGTTCCTGGCGGTCAACATGATCGGCGCCATCGTCTATCTCGGCGGGGAACCGGGACTCATGCAGGTGGTGCGCAACGGGCTCGCCGCCATCACCAATTTCTCGCTCACGCCCATTCCGTTCTTCGTGCTGATGGGGGAGGTCCTGTTCCACACCGGCGTGGCGATGAAGGCCATCGACGCCTTCGACAACGTGATCTGGCGGGTGCCGGGCCGGCTCTCGGTGATCGCGGTGGTGGCGGGCACGGTGTTCTCCGCGATCTCGGGCTCGACGATCGCCACCACCGCGCTGCTGGGCGGGCTGCTCCTGCCGGAAATGCTGCGCCGCGGCTACGATCGCAAGATGGCGATGGGGCCGATCATGGCCATCGGCGGCGTGGACATGCTGATCCCGCCCTCGGCGCTCACCGTGCTGCTGGGCAGCCTGGCCGGCATCTCGATCTCCGGACTGCTCATCGCGGGCGTGCTTCCGGGCCTGCTGCTCGCCTCCGCGTTCGTGGTGTTCATCGTGGCCCGCGCCAAGCTGCATCCCGAACTGGCGCCCGCCTTCGAGCACGCCCCGGTGGCCGGCTGGGCGCGCTGGCGCCCCCTCGCGGTGTACGTGACGCCGCTCGTGTTGATCTTCGCCGCGGTCATCACGGCCATGTCCGCCGGCTGGGCCACCCCGACCGAATCGGCGGCCATCGGTGCCGCCGCGACGATCGCGGTGGCGCTGGCCTACCGGTCGCTCACCCTGGCGAATCTCATGCAGGCGCTGAAAGGCACGGCGGCGATTTCCGGCGTGATCCTCTTCATCATCGTGGGGGCCACGACGTTCTCGCAGGTGCTGTCGTTCTCGGGCGCCACGAATGGTCTCGTCTCGATGGTGCAGGACGCCGCACTGCCGCCGTGGGCCGTGCTGGCGGTGATGATGGGCATCCTGCTGTTCCTCGGCTGTTTCATCGACCAGGTGAGCATGATGCTGGTCACGCTGCCGTTCTACATGCCGCTCGTGCAGCACTACGGCTTCGATCCGCTGTGGTTCGGCGTGATGTTCCTCATCTGCATGCAGCTCGGGCTGCTCACGCCGCCCTTCGGCATGCTGCTCTTCACCATGCGGGGCGTCGCCCCGCCCAGCATCGCGATGGGCGACATCTTCCGCGCCGTGATGCCCTACGTGCTCATGGGCCTTGCGATGCTGGGCCTGGTCGCGTCGGTGCCGCCGCTCGCGACCTGGCTGCCTGCGCTGCTGACGAGCCGCTGA
- the dctP gene encoding TRAP transporter substrate-binding protein DctP, translated as MSKRLTALGFGAVALAASFFASAQEITLRAANAFQEGTYFARNFERFIKKVNEEGKGLVQINYVGGPKAIPTFELANALRSGVVDVANTAAAFTTSVVPEAIAINYTHMTMAEMRRSGVFDVYDKLYQDKGLHYFARTGEGVRYYIYSTRRIDRADLAGIKLRSNPIYREFFQKLNAGVVQIAPGEVYTALERGVVEGYGWPLIGIFDFGWQEKTKFRLEPGFYDIELGAVFNLNTWRKLTAQQRQFLEKQGAWLEAQNADMAAKDAPAELKRQQEAGIHVVKLDDAQAKLFLKTAYDAAWNALVAASPVNGPKLRELMAPKN; from the coding sequence ATGTCGAAACGCCTGACCGCCCTGGGTTTCGGGGCCGTCGCCCTGGCCGCGAGCTTTTTCGCGAGCGCCCAGGAAATCACCTTGCGAGCCGCCAACGCCTTCCAGGAAGGCACCTATTTCGCCCGCAACTTCGAACGGTTCATCAAGAAGGTGAACGAGGAGGGCAAGGGGCTCGTCCAGATCAACTACGTGGGCGGACCGAAGGCGATCCCGACCTTCGAGCTGGCCAACGCCCTGCGCAGCGGTGTCGTCGATGTCGCCAACACGGCGGCGGCGTTCACCACCAGCGTGGTGCCCGAGGCCATCGCGATCAACTACACGCACATGACCATGGCGGAGATGCGCCGCAGCGGCGTCTTCGACGTCTACGACAAGCTGTACCAGGACAAGGGCCTGCACTACTTCGCGCGGACCGGCGAGGGGGTGCGCTACTACATCTACTCCACCCGGCGCATCGACCGCGCGGACCTGGCCGGCATCAAGCTGCGCAGCAATCCCATCTACCGCGAGTTCTTCCAGAAGCTCAACGCGGGCGTGGTGCAGATTGCCCCGGGCGAGGTGTACACGGCGCTCGAGCGCGGCGTGGTGGAAGGCTACGGCTGGCCGCTCATCGGCATCTTCGACTTCGGCTGGCAGGAGAAGACGAAATTCCGCCTCGAGCCGGGCTTCTACGACATCGAACTGGGTGCGGTCTTCAACCTGAACACCTGGCGCAAGCTCACCGCGCAGCAGCGGCAGTTTCTCGAGAAGCAGGGTGCGTGGCTCGAAGCGCAGAACGCGGACATGGCGGCGAAGGACGCGCCGGCGGAACTCAAGCGCCAGCAGGAGGCCGGCATCCACGTGGTGAAGCTGGACGACGCGCAGGCGAAGCTCTTCCTCAAGACCGCCTACGATGCCGCCTGGAATGCGCTGGTGGCGGCCAGCCCGGTCAACGGTCCGAAGCTGCGCGAGCTGATGGCGCCGAAGAACTGA